Within the Podarcis muralis chromosome W, rPodMur119.hap1.1, whole genome shotgun sequence genome, the region TGGTCATCACAGACCACCTCCCCTATGCGCAAGGCCCCGAAGAAGGCGAAGGAAAATGCTGAGGAAAACAACCTGGCTTCGTATTTGGACCAACAGATTACCCTGAGCTTCCTACGTATTTGCGTTAATATGTCAAAAGTTATGGGCCTCCTGCTATCGAAGCTGGGAGGCCGAGACCTGCGCCAACCCTCCAGCATTTTCCGCACCACGAAGTGTGCACAAGGATCGGCTGAGAACAGGGCTTTGGAGAAGAACGATATTGCCGCTGAATGTATGTTGAGGGTTTTGGGGGCCCGACCCAAGTCGTGGAGGCGAACTAGATACTCAATGACCTCCGACTCGGATGGGGGCCTGCCAGGTCTAAAGCGCTCTTTTTTCTGGCGAAAGGATGTGAAATCTAACCACGCCTTGTTATATGATCTTAAAGTTGAGGGTGCCACTGCTGCCAATACTCCCTTTATAGCTTCTTGTTGCCAATACTCCAGAGGTGCTCCGGAAACGGTTGCGGCAGCTGCTGCGCATCCGGCGCCAATGAGCGAAAGCGATCCATCTGAAATCGAGACAGAGCATCCGCAATGTTGTTATCGACACCCGGTACAAATCTGGCAGAGGCATATAAGTTTAGCCGGAGGCACGAAAGGACAAAATACCGCAGCAGTGACGCTACTCTAGGGGAATGTGAAGATTGCTTATTTAAAACCGACACCACTGCTTGGTTGTCTGTCCAAAAGCAGACCCTATGGTCTTTAAATTGCTCCGCCCAGATGTGGATTACAACTACAATAGGGAAGAATTCCAAGAATGTTAAATCTCGTAGTATGGGTTTTCCCTGCCAGGATAAGGGCCACCGTTGAGCACACCACTGACCTCTGAAGTAAACACCGAAACCCAAGGAACCTGCTGCGTCCGAATGCACCTGGAAATCCGCTAGCAGAGCCATGCTATCTTGCCAAAGTGAAATCCCGTTGTAGCCGTCTAAGAATTGCAGCCAGACCTGGAGATCCGCTTTTACCGCCTTTGATAGGCGGACCCTATGGTGTGGCGACCTTAGACCTGCTGATAGCTTCACCAACCGACCACAAAAGGGGCGACCGGGGGACACCACGCGGCAAGCAAAGTTGAGGTGACCCAAGAGTGATTGAATTTGTTTAAGGGTGATCTTCCTCAGGGGCAATATCTGGGAAATAAGCTCCTTTACGGCCACCAGCTTCTCGGAGGGTAGGCGAGAAGTTTGGGCCATTGTGTCAAGTTCAATGCCCAGATAGGTCATCGTGGTGACGGGGCCCTCCGTCTTCTCATTTGCTAAAGGGACACCCAGCTCCTCGGCCAAGGCCTTGAAGGCTTGCAGCAGGGCCTTGCAGTCATTTGCATTACTTgccaccaaaataaaatcatccaAGTAATGCCCCACCCCTCCGGAGCCGGTTTTGAACTTCAGTGCCCATTCCAGGAAGGTGCTAAAAGTCTCAAAAGCGGTGCAAGAGATCGAGCACCCCATAGGCATCGCTTTATCGATGAAATAGGCGCCCTGGAATTTAAAGCCTAACCATCGGTAGTCCTCTGGGTGGACAGGGAGAAGGCGGAATGCTGATTCGATGTCACATTTTGCCATAAAGGCGCCCCTCCCAAAACTCCGGACCAACCTCACCGCTTGGTCGAAAGAAGCATACTTCACCGTGCACATTTCCTGAGGGATAGCATCATTGACTGAAGAACCCTTGGGGTAAGAAAGGTTGTGTATCATCCGGAATTCCCCAGGGGCCTTTTTTGGGACAATGCCCAGCGGTGAAATATGTAGCTGATCAATGGGAGGCACAGGGAAAGGTCCAGCGACCCTCCCCGCTACAATTTCTTTCTGGATCTTTTTCATAGCGATGTCGGGTCTCTCTAATACTGATTTCTGATTGGGAGGGCAATTGGAACTGGGGGTGGAGAGAACTGGAATTCTGAACCCTTGTGAAaacccctcccccaacaaaaggGCGGCTTGTCTATTAGGATACAGGTTTAACAGTGTTCTAAGGGGTTGAAGCTTAATCGGGGAGAAAGCTAAGTCGAGGGACAAGTTAGTAGCGATTCCCTGTTGATCCCTGGGCAGGTCCTGCAGCACTGGAGGGGGCACCCCGGTTTCCCTGGTGGAGGTGACCCCTGCCCCCCGAAAGGGCTGTTGCTTACCCTTGAAGCAGTTGATGGCCGGGTGGCTGCCTAAACATTTATCGCATTCGTGCAAGTACCTACAGGAGGTGCGCTGGCAGGCTCCTCTATTGAAGTCCCAGCATTGCCTACGACGCTTAGCGTCTACCTTACCGGGTTTTGCTTGGTCACTAGGTTTCTTTTCGATGTTAGGCCCCACATGCTCCATCCAGTAGTTGTTATCCCTCTGATCCCAGCGCGTTGAGGACAAAAGGGAGGCGTTCCTACGAAAATCCTCATCGTACGATATCGCGGCCTCATCTCCAGCTAATTCACGCGCCCTTCTCACATGAGCCAGATAAGATGCAAGGTGCAACCCACGTTTTGGATAACATCCCGAAActatccccatgaaaacctggtaGCCGTTAAGCCAGTTCTCAAATGTGCGCTCCGCCCGCGGAGTCCTGTATCTTTTCTTACCATAATACctcctttttccccctttgcccttCATTTGAGCCGGCGGCAGCAACGTAAACATATCTACGTAATCCCCGTTCAGAATCTTATCCCTTTTCCTCTTAGAGAGGTGATTACCCAAGATAAAGTCAGTCGAAGAATGAGTTGAAACTTTTACATCTTCAACTAGCGCCCCGTCTTTCCATTCCAGGGTCCCGTTATgaattggattgatctttattacggccattggcccgttacacgacagtttcccataccaacatattatacttaaacctccaaatttaaaatcgccaaaacaaaatcgaagcaaaacaaaaacagaaaccaccatcatacaaaaacagaaaccaccatcatacattacaataaattggtaacctatacatcgccctctgcacataaattaatcagggatatcaatgatgatatcgcctaaaacatagatcatggtttaaaacaatggtgatatcacctaaaacatgtcaggaaaaagcaccaaggcaaaagccagctccagatggctggaatgcaaaacaggatgttgtggtttgcagatgtactcttggagaaaaggtggagtcttttctctgtactgagcaccggatgttagctcagagtgtcatctgacctgtactggaagtacaggggcggagagttgtgactcttctaatggagtctgaagggagcAGTCACATTTCTATGTACTGTTGAGTGACAGGAATAAAAGTCATgtaaatagactcctgtctgtctcatttcccctcctgggggggaaagcaagaagaggaaagcagagggtgtgtttttctcacgactaatgagaagaatcgccgggtttgtttacctagcctgccggcagtcgcagacggatggtaaacacagtatctcgctcaattgcctcgggggaggccaggtacctctgcctGTGAGCCAAGATACTAACATATGGCAGCCTTCGGATGGTTTcgattcatcggacatctgcatgagaggctggtggattgtcctcctctgctccaagGGAGATAAGCGTCTGATAGCAGCCGGAGGCTGACCTGATGGATGGATCCAGAGGAAAGCCTTTTTCAAGCAACAGAGCTCAAGGTATGCTGCATTTCGGGCTAagagtgtgaacgcagattgattttattctctggttcacgggagaGCTGTGTTTGAAAAAGCAACAGCTCCGGGAGGAGAGGCCTGCAGCTCAGAGACTCAGCCTGCATTCCGCACATTCCTGTGGTTAAGATAAAGCCTTCCCGCATGCGCAGTAGCTAAAAGAAGCCCGTCAGAGACGTGGAAATTTACTAGCTACGCAGATGGTTCTGTATGAGCCTGGGAAAGCGAAACAAAACCAGAGAATGTTTTGACTAGAAGTTTACgtgctcttggagggactttccaaagcagccagagtttagctgccaggtgccaaaGAGCGTAAACAACTTGCAGTTTGCCTGCctgagaaaggaaaaaacaactgttGGATTTTTACAGTTTGTTTGAGAGTGTGAGCTAGAGGCTtggcttcaagatggatgccaagaaagGGGGAGCTCTGCCTTGCCCAGATCCCCTaaccaatgacaattattcatcttggtctgtaaagatgaaggccctgctgcagaatcagaggctttttgatgtaattgaaaaccccatccctgcagctccaaccagaggttgggagtcacagaatgtgagggccaggactgctataattctgtgtgtctcagatgagcagttggtgcatattcagcatttacaaaatgcgaaagaggtttgggatacgctacgcacaacgcatcagagagatgctggttcttcagcgttgctgtattttgagaagttaacCAATCTGAGACTTGCGCCTGATGgtgatgttcaagcgcacctgacagaaatgaagtttctgcgtcaacagatggtggaacgcaatttccgtcttcAGGAGGAAgtattttgcttcatgatgattaACAGCCTTAATCGCacctacaaggttgttgccagtcagcttggttccctaccggcTCAGGATCTGaccgcggagagagtgtgtgctgtggtcctgaatgaacacgacagacttgctgccctggaagtgaaggacagggggagggaagaacagaGTTCTAATTCCCCCACTGCTGAATCTACTGGAGAGCGTGTTGCAGCATTGAGTGCCGTCCGATGtcacaattgtggacagactgggcatctacagcggaactgtaggaagccgcgacagtcaagaGGAGCAAAGAGCAGCTCaacgaagcctgaggcgtcaggcaaaagccgtaccaagtgcgaggtgaaacctgcaaaggctatgatggcgaaaggaaccacgccagatgttgggaacgccttTATAATCGACACTGGATGTACAAAACATTtatgcccaca harbors:
- the LOC144326320 gene encoding uncharacterized protein LOC144326320, producing the protein MAVIKINPIHNGTLEWKDGALVEDVKVSTHSSTDFILGNHLSKRKRDKILNGDYVDMFTLLPPAQMKGKGGKRRYYGKKRYRTPRAERTFENWLNGYQVFMGIVSGCYPKRGLHLASYLAHVRRARELAGDEAAISYDEDFRRNASLLSSTRWDQRDNNYWMEHVGPNIEKKPSDQAKPGKVDAKRRRQCWDFNRGACQRTSCRYLHECDKCLGSHPAINCFKGKQQPFRGAGVTSTRETGVPPPVLQDLPRDQQGIATNLSLDLAFSPIKLQPLRTLLNLYPNRQAALLLGEGFSQGFRIPVLSTPSSNCPPNQKSVLERPDIAMKKIQKEIVAGRVAGPFPVPPIDQLHISPLGIVPKKAPGEFRMIHNLSYPKGSSVNDAIPQEMCTVKYASFDQAVRLVRSFGRGAFMAKCDIESAFRLLPVHPEDYRWLGFKFQGAYFIDKAMPMGCSISCTAFETFSTFLEWALKFKTGSGGVGHYLDDFILVASNANDCKALLQAFKALAEELGVPLANEKTEGPVTTMTYLGIELDTMAQTSRLPSEKLVAVKELISQILPLRKITLKQIQSLLGHLNFACRVVSPGRPFCGRLVKLSAGLRSPHHRVRLSKAVKADLQVWLQFLDGYNGISLWQDSMALLADFQVHSDAAGSLGFGVYFRGINR